A window of Eikenella corrodens contains these coding sequences:
- a CDS encoding alpha-hydroxy acid oxidase, translating into MTSHLSKITCIADLQRIARRKVPKMFYEYADTGSWTESTYRANEADFQSILFRQRVLVDMENRSLESKMIGQTVKMPLALAPVGLTGMQHADGEILAARAAAKFGVPYILSTMSICSIEDVAANSPDPFWFQLYVMRDREFMRDLIRRAKAAQCSALVLTADLQVLGQRHKDIKNGLSTPPKPTLMNLLNLATKPEWGLGMLNTRRRGFGNIEGHVKGVSDMSSLSAWTAEQFDPSLSWDDVARIKDEWGGKLIIKGIMEPEDAEAAVKSGADAIVVSNHGGRQLDGAPSSIRALPRIVSAVGNNIEVWMDGGIRSGQDILRAWALGARGVLIGRPYIYGLGAYGEAGVTRALEILYNEMDITMAFTGHRNIQNVTRDILVEGTY; encoded by the coding sequence ATGACTTCCCATCTCAGCAAAATCACCTGCATCGCCGACCTCCAACGCATTGCCCGGCGCAAAGTGCCCAAAATGTTCTACGAATACGCCGACACCGGCTCGTGGACCGAATCCACCTACCGCGCCAACGAAGCCGATTTCCAATCCATCCTGTTCCGCCAGCGCGTACTGGTGGACATGGAAAACCGCAGCCTCGAGAGCAAAATGATCGGGCAAACCGTGAAAATGCCGCTCGCCCTCGCCCCCGTCGGCCTCACCGGCATGCAGCATGCCGACGGCGAAATCCTCGCCGCCCGCGCCGCCGCCAAATTCGGCGTGCCCTATATCCTCTCCACCATGAGCATCTGCTCCATCGAAGACGTGGCCGCCAACAGCCCCGATCCCTTCTGGTTTCAACTTTATGTGATGCGCGACCGCGAATTCATGCGCGACCTCATCCGCCGCGCCAAAGCCGCCCAATGCTCCGCCCTCGTGCTCACCGCCGATTTGCAGGTGCTCGGCCAGCGCCACAAAGACATCAAAAACGGCCTCTCCACCCCGCCCAAGCCCACCCTGATGAACCTGCTCAACCTCGCCACCAAGCCCGAATGGGGCTTGGGCATGCTCAACACCCGGCGGCGCGGCTTCGGCAACATCGAAGGCCACGTCAAAGGCGTGAGCGACATGAGCTCCCTCTCCGCCTGGACGGCCGAGCAATTCGACCCCAGCCTGAGTTGGGACGACGTGGCCCGCATCAAAGACGAATGGGGCGGCAAACTCATCATCAAAGGCATCATGGAGCCGGAAGACGCCGAAGCCGCCGTGAAAAGCGGTGCGGACGCCATCGTGGTATCCAACCACGGCGGCCGCCAGCTCGACGGCGCCCCCTCCTCCATCCGTGCCCTGCCCCGCATCGTTTCCGCCGTCGGAAATAATATCGAAGTGTGGATGGACGGCGGCATCCGCAGCGGCCAAGACATCCTGCGCGCTTGGGCATTGGGCGCGCGCGGCGTACTCATCGGCCGCCCCTACATCTACGGGCTGGGCGCCTACGGCGAAGCAGGCGTGACCCGCGCGCTGGAAATCCTCTACAACGAAATGGACATCACCATGGCCTTCACCGGCCACCGCAATATCCAAAACGTTACCCGCGATATTTTGGTGGAAGGCACATACTAA